In Flavobacterium sp. CS20, a single window of DNA contains:
- a CDS encoding helix-turn-helix transcriptional regulator encodes MNRIKKVLKEQGRTQTWLAEKIGKSYVVVTNYCNNNTQPSIQVLTEISQVLDVDIRELLVSTKDN; translated from the coding sequence ATGAATCGAATTAAAAAGGTTTTAAAGGAACAAGGAAGAACTCAAACTTGGCTTGCTGAAAAAATTGGAAAAAGCTATGTAGTGGTTACAAACTATTGCAACAATAACACACAGCCAAGTATTCAAGTCTTAACTGAAATTTCACAGGTATTGGATGTTGACATAAGAGAGTTATTGGTTTCTACAAAAGACAATTAA